The Daphnia carinata strain CSIRO-1 unplaced genomic scaffold, CSIRO_AGI_Dcar_HiC_V3 NW_026453001.1, whole genome shotgun sequence genome has a segment encoding these proteins:
- the LOC130690790 gene encoding uncharacterized protein LOC130690790 has protein sequence MCIFQYWSISLRSVAGIHRTLGTHISKIKHLRLDKWEESQIKHLEEVVNIVAKRKYEEQYRCVTDLQKMIHRFLENNGLGPNTKGKNLFMPKNSDVLAELWKVFYSNKVKLIIHASKGGSSSRSEKIPSNTTSPI, from the exons ATGTGCATCTTTCAATATTGGAGTATTTCTTTACGTTCAG TTGCTGGGATCCATCGTACCTTGGGAACCCATATATCCAAGATAAAGCACCTGAGATTAGACAAATGGGAAGAATCccaaataaaacatttagaaGAAGTGGTAAATATTGTTGCCAAAAGGAAATATGAGGAACAGTACCGGTGTGTTACAGACCTTCAGAAAATGATCCACA GATTCTTAGAGAACAATGGATTAGGGCCAAATACCAAAGGGAAGAATTTATTCATGCCGAAAAATAGCGATGTACTCGCGGAACTATGGAAGGTTTTCTATTCAAACAAAGTAAAGTTGATCATTCATGCAAGCAAAGGCGGTTCGTCTTCTCGGAGCGAGAAAATACCCTCAAATACTACGTCTCCAATATAA